The following are encoded in a window of Candidatus Nitrosotalea sinensis genomic DNA:
- a CDS encoding GNAT family N-acetyltransferase — protein sequence MIFNTQPLLENDKVILYPLQEKDFEDLYAVASDPKIWEQHPNKDRWKKDVFHTFFDGAIQSKGAFKIVDRATGNVIGSTRFYDYNQKEDHIFIGYTFYATPYWGKGINQSVKVMMLDYIFQFVSKVRFHIGENNIRSQIAISRLGAEKIAEQEVTYFGESLRLNFVYEISKQKWETYRSKKY from the coding sequence ATGATTTTCAACACACAACCCCTGTTAGAAAATGACAAAGTAATTCTTTATCCTTTACAAGAAAAAGATTTTGAAGATTTGTATGCAGTAGCTTCAGATCCTAAAATATGGGAGCAGCATCCAAATAAGGACCGATGGAAAAAAGACGTATTTCACACATTCTTTGATGGAGCAATCCAAAGCAAAGGAGCTTTTAAAATTGTGGATAGAGCAACAGGAAATGTAATAGGAAGTACACGGTTTTACGATTACAATCAAAAAGAAGATCACATATTCATAGGCTATACATTTTATGCCACACCTTATTGGGGCAAAGGCATCAACCAATCAGTAAAAGTAATGATGCTTGATTATATTTTTCAATTCGTTTCAAAGGTACGTTTTCACATTGGGGAAAACAACATTCGTTCTCAAATAGCCATCAGTCGCTTGGGCGCAGAAAAAATCGCTGAACAGGAAGTGACATATTTTGGAGAGTCTCTGCGCCTAAATTTTGTATATGAAATCAGCAAACAAAAGTGGGAAACATATCGAAGTAAGAAATATTGA
- a CDS encoding beta-propeller fold lactonase family protein, whose protein sequence is MNVNLNRLTFVFTLILVVTLSSQSILSMNQSHYAFADSVTATITTGTGPYGVAVNPNTNTVYVGNSGGNTGDTVSVINGATNAVTATITVGTVAPQGIAVNPNTNTVYVATANGNTGAGNTISVINGATNAVTSTINVGHEPVGIAVNPNTNTIYVTNYGSGYGDTVSVIDGNTNAVTSTINVGQGPVGIAVNPNTNTIYVTNENSNTVSVIDGNTNAVTSTINVGTGTFGIAVNSNTNTAYASSIGSSTVNAVYVINGATNAVTSTIPVGLQPQGVAVNPTTNNIYVANQGLGAGNTVSVIDGNTNAVTSTITVGTGPNGIAVNPNTNTVYVTNYGNGGTGNTVSVISTSTTDTTSPVLTVPQDITVSPTSTAGAVVTFTVSATDPDDTASTPVCDTASGSTFPIGTTTVTCTSTDTHGNTGSASFTVTVLTPTQASQQLTTTITNMNLSSGQTSSLNSQLTSAINSLNSNQNTQAKNQLNAFINHVNAQTGKTITQAQAVQLIGAAQNIIKSIP, encoded by the coding sequence ATGAATGTAAATCTGAATAGGCTAACATTTGTCTTCACATTAATTCTTGTTGTAACTTTATCTTCACAATCTATACTTTCAATGAATCAATCACATTACGCTTTTGCAGATAGTGTAACTGCCACAATCACAACTGGCACAGGTCCTTACGGAGTAGCTGTCAATCCCAATACAAATACCGTGTATGTAGGCAATAGTGGTGGTAATACAGGCGACACTGTTTCTGTAATCAACGGTGCAACTAATGCAGTTACAGCTACAATCACTGTTGGCACAGTTGCTCCTCAAGGAATAGCAGTCAACCCCAACACAAATACCGTCTATGTAGCCACTGCTAACGGCAATACTGGTGCTGGTAACACTATTTCTGTAATCAACGGTGCAACTAATGCAGTTACATCTACAATCAACGTTGGCCACGAACCTGTAGGAATTGCAGTCAACCCTAACACAAATACAATCTATGTAACCAATTATGGATCAGGCTATGGGGACACTGTTTCTGTAATAGATGGCAACACTAATGCAGTTACATCTACAATCAACGTTGGCCAAGGTCCTGTCGGAATAGCAGTCAACCCTAACACAAATACCATTTATGTTACAAATGAAAATAGTAACACCGTTTCTGTAATAGATGGCAACACTAATGCAGTTACATCTACAATCAACGTTGGCACAGGTACTTTTGGTATCGCAGTCAATTCCAATACAAATACTGCATATGCAAGCAGTATTGGAAGCAGCACAGTCAATGCCGTTTATGTAATCAACGGTGCAACTAATGCAGTTACATCTACAATTCCTGTTGGCTTACAACCTCAAGGAGTTGCAGTCAATCCTACTACAAATAATATCTATGTTGCCAACCAAGGACTTGGTGCTGGTAACACTGTTTCTGTAATAGATGGCAACACTAATGCAGTTACATCTACAATTACTGTCGGAACAGGTCCTAATGGTATTGCAGTCAACCCCAACACAAATACTGTCTATGTAACCAATTACGGAAATGGAGGTACAGGCAATACAGTCTCAGTAATATCTACATCTACTACTGATACAACTTCGCCAGTTCTAACTGTACCTCAAGACATCACAGTATCTCCAACAAGTACAGCGGGTGCTGTTGTAACCTTTACTGTTTCTGCAACAGATCCAGATGATACTGCCAGTACACCTGTATGCGATACAGCATCCGGCTCGACATTTCCAATTGGCACTACTACAGTAACATGTACCTCGACAGATACTCACGGTAACACTGGATCAGCATCGTTTACGGTCACAGTTCTTACACCAACTCAAGCATCACAACAGCTTACTACTACAATAACTAACATGAACTTGTCAAGTGGACAAACCTCAAGCCTCAATTCCCAGCTTACATCTGCAATAAACTCCCTTAATTCAAATCAAAATACTCAAGCAAAGAATCAACTTAACGCATTCATAAATCATGTTAATGCACAAACAGGAAAAACAATCACACAAGCTCAAGCTGTTCAGTTGATAGGTGCTGCACAAAATATTATAAAATCAATACCATAA
- a CDS encoding PadR family transcriptional regulator has translation MIKQKGMKVGAVSLWLLLLLAERPMYGYEIIKELEKKFSGYWKPKTGTIYPALEKLEENKSVTSKVEFMDKAPDRKHYAITKKGEDELAESMVHWSKMAEIIENHWETHQAVFRHKSEISKDDLVKIFSNLGKSLQSKDNLEMSKIIPSSKKVSVKNPTDPLEFKFLYAKEKTKEGKDKFEIHIEFEWNEKHKRGSK, from the coding sequence ATGATAAAACAAAAAGGAATGAAGGTGGGTGCAGTTTCCTTGTGGCTACTTCTCTTACTGGCAGAGCGTCCAATGTATGGTTATGAAATAATTAAAGAACTTGAGAAAAAATTCTCCGGATACTGGAAACCTAAAACAGGTACCATATATCCAGCTTTAGAAAAACTTGAAGAAAACAAATCAGTTACAAGTAAAGTTGAGTTTATGGACAAGGCACCTGACAGAAAGCATTATGCTATAACAAAAAAAGGAGAAGATGAACTTGCAGAATCAATGGTACACTGGTCAAAGATGGCAGAGATAATAGAAAATCACTGGGAGACTCATCAAGCTGTATTTCGCCACAAATCTGAAATCTCAAAAGATGATCTAGTCAAGATCTTTTCGAATCTTGGAAAATCATTGCAAAGTAAAGACAATCTTGAGATGAGCAAGATAATTCCATCTTCAAAGAAAGTTTCTGTGAAAAATCCAACTGATCCACTTGAGTTCAAATTTCTTTATGCTAAGGAAAAGACAAAAGAAGGAAAGGACAAGTTTGAAATTCACATAGAATTTGAATGGAATGAAAAACACAAGCGCGGTTCTAAATAA
- a CDS encoding YidH family protein, whose amino-acid sequence MSAEDRKPDRSTQHLANERTFLAWIRTCIAIMGLGFVVARFSLFLREFSILTKNQTIPPNLPSQSSSTILGMSMIGLGILLIIYALINYLKAQKDIEAGKYLPRHSTMYIASIGLAMFGAIVLVYLILISS is encoded by the coding sequence TTGTCTGCAGAAGATAGAAAACCAGATCGTTCTACACAACACCTAGCAAATGAACGTACTTTTCTTGCATGGATACGCACTTGCATAGCCATCATGGGATTAGGTTTTGTAGTTGCAAGATTCAGTCTATTTCTTAGAGAATTCAGCATCCTTACAAAAAATCAGACAATTCCGCCAAACTTGCCGTCGCAGTCCTCCTCAACCATACTTGGTATGAGTATGATTGGTCTTGGAATTTTATTGATAATTTACGCATTGATAAATTATCTCAAAGCTCAGAAGGACATAGAAGCAGGAAAATATCTACCACGACACTCTACGATGTACATAGCAAGTATCGGTCTTGCTATGTTTGGAGCCATAGTGCTTGTCTATTTGATTCTAATATCTTCTTGA
- a CDS encoding NHL repeat-containing protein, translating to MIKNHLNVTLRKTFIVLLVLGFTACILPLNLAAYAFTNGQSATTVIGQSSFTTNDFTPNATRENSPIGLAFDSSGNLWVADDGNNRVLEYTAPFSNGEAATTVIGQPNFTSFAKATTATGENGTSGLAFDSSGNLWVADFYNSRVLEYKKPFSNGEAASLVIGQPNFTTNTSALTATGLHFPSSLKFDSSGNLWVVDEYNDRVLEYTAPFSNGEAATTVIGQPNFTTNNCVTTATELCVPYDLAFDSSGNLWVTDQDNKRVIEYTTPLSTGEAATTVIGQPNFTTNTSALTATGFIGPYGIAFDSSGNLWVTDQPGNRALEFLKGTGFTNGEAATTVIGQPSFTTGTGALTATGLNNPYGIGFDPSGNLWIVDFLNDRVLGYSLAQATVPEFPIAAILLVIGFASVTMLSRIKFRA from the coding sequence TTGATTAAGAATCATCTTAATGTGACTTTAAGAAAAACCTTCATCGTATTACTTGTTCTTGGTTTTACCGCATGTATCCTTCCATTAAATTTAGCTGCATATGCTTTTACCAACGGGCAGAGTGCAACTACAGTAATAGGCCAATCAAGCTTTACTACAAATGATTTTACTCCCAACGCAACTAGAGAGAATTCTCCTATCGGTCTTGCATTTGACTCGTCAGGTAACTTATGGGTCGCAGATGATGGCAACAATAGAGTGTTAGAGTACACTGCACCATTTTCTAATGGCGAGGCTGCAACTACAGTAATAGGCCAACCAAACTTTACTTCATTTGCCAAGGCCACCACAGCAACTGGAGAAAATGGTACTTCTGGTCTTGCATTTGACTCGTCAGGTAACTTATGGGTCGCAGATTTTTACAACAGCAGAGTACTAGAATATAAAAAACCATTTTCTAATGGCGAGGCAGCATCTCTTGTAATAGGCCAGCCAAACTTTACTACAAATACTAGTGCGCTCACTGCAACGGGATTGCATTTTCCTTCTAGTCTTAAATTTGATTCATCAGGTAACTTATGGGTTGTAGATGAGTATAATGACAGAGTGTTAGAATATACTGCACCATTTTCTAATGGCGAGGCTGCAACTACAGTAATAGGCCAGCCAAACTTTACTACAAATAATTGCGTTACTACAGCAACAGAGTTGTGTGTTCCTTATGATCTTGCATTTGACTCGTCAGGTAACCTATGGGTTACAGATCAAGATAACAAGAGAGTAATAGAGTACACTACGCCTCTTTCTACTGGCGAGGCTGCAACTACAGTAATAGGCCAGCCAAACTTTACTACAAATACTAGTGCGCTCACTGCAACGGGATTTATTGGTCCTTATGGCATTGCATTTGACTCGTCAGGTAACCTATGGGTTACAGATCAACCTGGCAACAGGGCACTAGAGTTCCTAAAAGGAACAGGATTTACAAATGGTGAGGCTGCAACTACAGTAATAGGCCAGCCCAGTTTTACTACAGGCACTGGCGCGCTCACAGCAACTGGATTGAATAATCCCTATGGTATTGGATTTGACCCATCAGGCAATCTATGGATTGTAGATTTTCTTAACGACAGAGTACTAGGATATTCATTAGCACAGGCCACAGTGCCAGAATTTCCTATTGCTGCAATATTGCTTGTAATAGGCTTTGCATCAGTTACAATGCTATCTAGGATAAAATTTAGAGCATAG
- a CDS encoding peptidylprolyl isomerase has translation MQQATIETNFGNIVFELLPNYAPETVRNFVKLAKSNFYDGILFHRIIPGFMIQGGDPNTKQPNKSSWGMGGPGYTIRAEFNSKPHVRGVVSMARSDDPNSAGSQFFIVTGDSTFLDGQYTAFGEVKSGMEVADKIGRLPRGKNDCPDIEAKILRITISE, from the coding sequence GTGCAACAGGCTACAATAGAGACTAACTTTGGAAATATTGTTTTCGAACTATTACCAAATTATGCTCCTGAGACTGTAAGGAACTTTGTCAAACTGGCCAAGTCCAATTTTTATGACGGCATACTTTTCCACAGGATAATACCCGGATTTATGATTCAGGGAGGAGATCCAAATACAAAGCAACCAAACAAAAGCAGCTGGGGGATGGGAGGACCTGGATATACCATAAGGGCGGAATTTAATTCAAAACCACATGTGAGAGGCGTTGTCTCAATGGCAAGGTCTGATGATCCTAACAGTGCAGGTTCACAGTTTTTCATCGTAACAGGCGACAGCACATTTCTTGATGGCCAGTATACAGCGTTTGGTGAGGTAAAGAGTGGCATGGAAGTTGCCGACAAGATAGGCCGCCTTCCAAGAGGCAAGAATGACTGCCCCGACATAGAGGCTAAAATTCTTCGCATTACAATCTCAGAGTAG
- a CDS encoding class I SAM-dependent methyltransferase: protein MTRKKSTLNKMYDHFLHIAPRYRELRTTDLGPILFITNKLQHLPKIHAVDIGCGTGRYSLKLAQHLGEKCHLFCLDNNREMLRQLKEHFVSNNITNFTPIRSDSHKIPLQTDSLDCVMSFNAVHHFSLQNFLKESSRVLKNNGRLFIYTRLRDQNAKTIWGMHFPLFEKKENRLYELDELKLAFEKDPNLNINSVKFFEHSRVYPLEKLVEQAKNHHYSTFKFYKKHEFREALHRFVQNILNHYDDLDKITWKDQNTLLVIENKQ from the coding sequence ATGACACGAAAAAAATCCACATTAAATAAAATGTATGATCATTTTTTACATATTGCTCCACGTTATCGTGAATTGAGAACCACAGATCTTGGACCCATATTGTTTATCACTAACAAGCTTCAACACCTCCCAAAAATACATGCGGTAGATATCGGATGTGGTACAGGCAGATACAGTCTCAAGTTAGCTCAACATTTGGGAGAAAAATGTCATCTTTTTTGTCTTGATAATAATAGAGAAATGTTACGACAACTAAAGGAGCATTTTGTAAGCAACAATATTACAAATTTTACTCCAATACGAAGTGATTCTCACAAAATACCGTTACAAACAGACTCGCTTGATTGTGTCATGTCATTTAATGCAGTTCATCATTTTTCACTGCAAAATTTCTTAAAAGAATCTTCAAGAGTACTCAAAAACAATGGAAGATTATTCATATACACTAGATTGAGAGACCAGAATGCAAAGACTATCTGGGGAATGCATTTTCCTTTATTTGAGAAAAAAGAAAATCGTCTTTATGAGCTAGATGAGTTAAAATTAGCTTTTGAGAAAGATCCAAACCTGAACATCAATTCGGTCAAGTTTTTTGAACACAGTAGAGTCTATCCACTGGAAAAACTTGTAGAACAGGCAAAAAATCACCATTATTCAACTTTTAAGTTTTATAAAAAACATGAATTTCGAGAAGCATTGCACAGATTTGTGCAAAACATATTGAATCATTATGATGATCTAGACAAAATAACATGGAAGGATCAGAATACATTGCTTGTAATTGAAAACAAACAGTAA
- a CDS encoding chromate resistance protein ChrB domain-containing protein, with protein MKWVTREHAKVDRIACPWLIKNFVDKDAEFLFVPADSVMQTAKEKNATPYDVSNVELGHHGEECSFDAIVKKYGLDKKDKALVEVAKIVRGADTPNRSLTPQSEGLLAIAYGFSMNAKDDHDNMSKQFYVYDALYSFCKWKLKQPN; from the coding sequence ATGAAATGGGTAACAAGAGAGCATGCAAAGGTGGACAGGATTGCTTGCCCCTGGTTAATCAAGAACTTTGTAGACAAGGATGCAGAGTTTCTCTTTGTTCCTGCTGATAGTGTAATGCAGACTGCAAAGGAGAAAAACGCCACACCGTATGATGTATCAAATGTTGAACTTGGTCATCATGGAGAAGAATGCTCTTTTGATGCCATTGTGAAAAAATATGGTTTGGACAAGAAGGATAAGGCACTAGTCGAGGTAGCAAAGATAGTTCGAGGTGCAGATACTCCAAACAGATCTCTGACACCCCAATCTGAAGGTCTACTTGCCATAGCATATGGCTTTAGCATGAATGCAAAAGATGACCATGACAACATGAGTAAACAGTTTTACGTATATGATGCCCTTTACAGTTTTTGCAAATGGAAGTTAAAGCAGCCAAATTAG
- a CDS encoding YncE family protein: MTNKKIYFGIIGMAGAVIMATLLIYSTENIGKNENKENLVQSKLNSSSLKLIQTIQLPNVSGRIDHMDIDLDGKRLFVSELGNNSVDVIDLTTEKHIKSITGLHEPQGIVFVPNTNKIFVANGQDGTVQIFDASTYSLVNTISLTGDADNIHYDQYQKLVYVGFGNGGLAIIDPTKLELLDIIKLDGHPESFQISDKLQPGIFVNVPEDNSIAIIDAQKRTISTKWQNSEAGGNYPMALDDGNHRLFIVYRSPSQLQVINTDTGKPVAKLDIVKDADDIFFDNKTGQIYITGGEGYLDVISQKDANNYQEIAKTPTGDGGRTSLFVPQLDRLYIAVPDYSGSDAKLLVFETHKIQ; encoded by the coding sequence ATGACAAACAAAAAAATCTATTTTGGCATTATTGGTATGGCTGGTGCAGTAATCATGGCGACATTGCTAATCTATTCAACAGAAAACATTGGAAAAAATGAAAATAAAGAAAACCTAGTACAGTCCAAACTTAATTCATCATCACTTAAGCTAATTCAAACTATACAACTGCCAAATGTTTCTGGAAGAATTGATCACATGGATATTGATCTTGATGGAAAAAGATTGTTTGTATCTGAGCTAGGAAATAATTCAGTTGATGTTATAGATCTTACAACAGAAAAACACATCAAATCAATTACTGGTCTACATGAGCCTCAAGGTATTGTATTTGTCCCTAACACAAACAAAATTTTTGTTGCAAACGGACAAGATGGAACAGTTCAGATTTTTGATGCTAGCACATACTCTCTTGTAAATACAATATCTCTTACAGGTGATGCTGACAACATCCATTATGATCAATATCAGAAACTGGTATACGTTGGGTTTGGAAATGGAGGCTTGGCAATAATAGATCCCACAAAACTAGAATTGCTTGATATCATAAAACTCGATGGACATCCAGAATCATTTCAGATTTCAGACAAATTACAACCTGGAATCTTTGTCAATGTTCCAGAAGACAACTCAATAGCAATAATTGATGCTCAAAAAAGAACCATATCTACAAAGTGGCAAAATAGTGAAGCAGGTGGAAATTACCCCATGGCATTAGATGATGGTAACCATAGGCTCTTTATAGTCTACAGATCCCCCTCTCAGCTTCAAGTAATCAACACAGATACTGGTAAACCTGTAGCAAAATTAGACATTGTAAAAGATGCTGACGACATATTCTTTGATAATAAAACTGGACAAATCTACATCACAGGAGGCGAAGGATACTTGGATGTAATATCCCAAAAAGATGCTAACAACTACCAAGAAATAGCAAAGACACCAACTGGTGATGGAGGTAGAACTTCTCTTTTTGTACCACAGTTGGATAGGCTCTACATAGCAGTTCCTGATTATTCTGGATCTGATGCAAAGTTACTAGTGTTTGAAACCCACAAAATTCAATAA